A window of the Lactobacillus amylovorus DSM 20531 genome harbors these coding sequences:
- a CDS encoding HIT family protein — translation MEKLVDDCLFCKIIRGEIPSYTVFENDDVKAFLDISQVNPGHTLMVPKKHIVNLFDYTKEDAQQYLQYIPEIANAINKAFPNVTGMNITTNNGKSANQVVMHSHIHFIPRFEGDGLKLMTRNNADKYDEAKYNEVADKIKAQF, via the coding sequence ATGGAAAAATTAGTAGATGATTGTTTATTCTGTAAAATTATTCGCGGTGAAATTCCTAGTTACACCGTTTTTGAAAACGACGACGTTAAGGCTTTCTTGGATATCTCACAAGTAAACCCAGGTCATACTTTAATGGTGCCAAAGAAGCATATCGTTAACTTGTTTGACTACACCAAAGAAGATGCACAACAATACTTGCAATACATTCCTGAAATTGCCAATGCAATCAATAAGGCCTTCCCTAACGTTACAGGTATGAACATCACCACCAATAATGGTAAATCTGCTAACCAAGTAGTTATGCACTCACACATTCACTTTATCCCTCGTTTTGAAGGCGATGGTTTGAAGCTCATGACTCGCAACAACGCTGACAAGTACGACGAAGCAAAATACAACGAAGTTGCTGATAAGATTAAAGCCCAATTTTAA
- a CDS encoding peptidylprolyl isomerase PrsA: MKSYMKKIAAVVAVAGVALSTAACSNGGSNSTVASYKGGKITQQQYYDEMKKSQAGKSTLANMIINRALEQQYGKYVSSKKVDKQYNNYKKQYGSQFSAVLQQNGMTASSFKENLKTNLLSEQALKHIKKISKKQEQQAWKSYQPKVTVQHILVAKKSTAQSIIKQLKDGKSFKSLAKKYSLDTATKNKAGKLPAFDSTDNTLDSSFKNAAFKLKTGEVTSAPVKSQSGYHVIKMINHPAKGKFADHKKAIDDEVYASMAQDQAIMKDVISTVLKRADVSIKDNDLKDVLASYVSTTSATK; the protein is encoded by the coding sequence ATGAAGAGTTATATGAAAAAAATTGCTGCAGTCGTAGCTGTAGCTGGTGTTGCATTATCAACTGCTGCTTGTTCTAACGGTGGTAGTAATTCTACTGTTGCTTCCTACAAGGGTGGTAAGATTACTCAACAACAATATTACGATGAAATGAAGAAGTCACAAGCTGGTAAATCAACTTTGGCTAACATGATTATCAACCGTGCTTTGGAACAACAATACGGCAAGTACGTTTCATCAAAGAAAGTTGACAAGCAATACAACAACTACAAGAAGCAATACGGCTCACAATTTAGTGCTGTTTTACAACAAAACGGTATGACTGCTTCAAGCTTCAAGGAAAACTTAAAGACTAACCTTCTTTCTGAACAAGCATTAAAGCACATTAAGAAGATTTCAAAGAAGCAAGAACAACAAGCTTGGAAGAGCTACCAACCTAAGGTAACTGTACAACACATTTTGGTTGCTAAGAAGTCAACTGCTCAAAGCATCATCAAGCAATTGAAGGATGGTAAGAGCTTTAAGAGCTTAGCTAAGAAGTACTCACTTGATACTGCTACTAAGAACAAAGCTGGTAAGCTTCCTGCATTTGACTCAACTGATAACACTCTTGACTCATCATTCAAGAACGCTGCATTTAAGCTTAAGACTGGTGAAGTAACTTCAGCCCCAGTTAAGTCACAATCTGGTTACCACGTAATTAAGATGATCAACCACCCAGCTAAGGGTAAGTTTGCTGATCACAAGAAGGCTATCGATGACGAAGTTTACGCATCAATGGCTCAAGACCAAGCAATTATGAAGGACGTTATCTCAACTGTTTTGAAACGTGCTGATGTTTCAATCAAGGATAACGACTTGAAGGACGTATTAGCATCATACGTTTCAACTACTAGCGCTACTAAGTAA
- a CDS encoding 3'-5' exoribonuclease YhaM family protein codes for MLKRLLDYNDGEEMDIVVLIKNSQLRRNKKNKLFLAMQFGDGSGEIRGNFWDATNQDAATFSTGTIVELNGKREEYQGRPQIRIYSLRVVGPQEGYELDQFVKSAPEPINDMHAEINQFVDQIQNKTWKTIVQYLLKKWGRRFFDYPAGKSNHHAVRGGLAFHTLSMLKDAKGLADNYEQINRSLLYAGCILHDMGKVLELTGPAATQYTTEGNLVGHLVLIDEQIMLAAQDLKIDLESETLLLLRHMVLSHHGRFEYGSPKLPALLEAEILHRIDDMDAMVYAVTNALQHTGRGTFTEPLLSQDGKRYYRPKHDQALDNAKHLE; via the coding sequence ATGCTTAAACGACTCTTAGATTATAATGACGGCGAAGAAATGGATATCGTCGTTTTGATTAAGAATTCGCAATTGCGACGGAATAAGAAAAATAAGCTCTTTTTAGCAATGCAATTTGGCGATGGATCAGGCGAGATTCGGGGTAACTTTTGGGATGCAACCAATCAAGATGCGGCTACCTTTAGTACAGGTACGATTGTAGAATTGAACGGTAAAAGAGAAGAATACCAAGGCCGTCCTCAAATTCGCATTTATAGTTTAAGGGTGGTTGGACCACAAGAAGGCTATGAGTTAGATCAATTCGTTAAGTCAGCTCCAGAACCGATTAATGATATGCATGCCGAAATTAATCAATTTGTTGATCAGATTCAAAATAAAACTTGGAAGACGATTGTCCAATATTTGTTAAAAAAGTGGGGTAGACGCTTCTTTGATTATCCCGCAGGAAAGAGCAATCACCATGCTGTGCGTGGCGGTCTTGCTTTTCACACTTTGTCGATGCTTAAGGATGCCAAGGGTCTGGCTGATAATTACGAACAAATTAATCGTTCGTTACTTTATGCGGGATGCATTTTGCATGATATGGGCAAGGTCTTGGAACTAACGGGTCCAGCGGCAACGCAATACACCACAGAAGGTAATTTGGTTGGTCACTTAGTACTTATTGATGAACAAATTATGCTGGCTGCACAAGATTTAAAGATTGATCTAGAATCTGAAACTTTGCTTTTGCTTAGACACATGGTTTTGTCCCACCATGGCCGCTTTGAATATGGTTCACCAAAGTTACCAGCATTGCTTGAAGCAGAAATTTTGCACCGCATCGATGATATGGATGCAATGGTTTATGCAGTAACAAATGCATTACAACACACTGGCAGAGGGACATTTACTGAACCGCTACTTAGCCAAGATGGCAAGCGTTATTATCGTCCAAAACATGATCAAGCTTTGGATAATGCTAAGCATTTGGAATAA